Proteins encoded together in one Temnothorax longispinosus isolate EJ_2023e chromosome 5, Tlon_JGU_v1, whole genome shotgun sequence window:
- the LOC139813437 gene encoding uncharacterized protein, with amino-acid sequence MRKIKRSLHLILQPRLRQRFYTLVMKIQWDHQFFWQLQELWYWCKKANKTKGITSFLLKPHFQSNFEVQMQAHILPKLTSPIPSFSHNKDNWSHLNNLELADPEFHERRSIDLIIGAELYSKIIEEGIIKGEPNTPIAQFTKIGWIVSGATSLNSINPQVQSYHVSITDDLHDLLRRFWETEEISITTKTLTKDEQDCENHFQANHSRDANGRYIVKIPFKESPDKLGDSKAKAIRQMTNLHQKFANNQSHAKLYNDFIDEYEKLDHMKRVENPQNEPDRVYYLPHHGVYREHSLSTKLRVVFNGSSKTTSGYSLNQLLHSGAQLQKNLFNVLIWFRLFRYVFFADIEKMYRQILAHPDDWDFQRIIWIDKLGRLIIFLLLTVTYGLICAPFLALRAFEQLILDEGKRFPLAIPTMKNGRRLDTSTVQIDESSIIHTLGLSWHPAIDQFRFTLNLEEPKVISKRTILSTISKIFDPLGFISPITITGRILIQELWSSGLDWDDKLPSVLLNKWHQFLGQLREASSFTFPRWIGFNSIDSFEVHGFSDASQDAIAAVVYLRSCTTDDLITITFVASKTKVAPLKRLTIPRLELAAAALLVKLLNSILLTLNKPHLPIFAWIDSQVAHKWITNHPSRWKEYVHNRVCFIQDTLPQCKWGLVPGVENPADLATRGISPSQLNESSMWWSGPEWLSKTSSFWPMISPSIVSDLNNERYFWVKAVQRSAFSSELKMISLGQTLPKSNSLIRLTPYLDSEGLLRVGGRLENSLLTDEAKHPCILPKESAFTTLVISDAHSRTLHGGTQITLSYICQRYWIVKGRVAVKSFILKCVNCTLFRQERAQQLMGQLPASRVVPSRPFLHSGVDYAGPFSIKTWKGKNAKTYKGYIVLFVCFSTSAIHLEIVTDYTSEAFLAAYRRFTARRGICATLTSDCGTTFIGANKELKKLFLAASTERKHLSSILSNDGTQWKFNPPSAPHFGGKWEAGVKSVKFHLKRTIGNTLLTYEEFSTVLAQIEAILNSRPLCRMSDDPDDLSILTPGHFLIGNSIATVPEPSLSLAKTSHLNRWKLLQQKLENFWSHWSKEYLQRQLSIYKWNKINPLIAIGSIVLVVDERYPPSKWPLGRVVETHSGTDGHVRVVTVKTQFSEFKRPITKICPLNIEPTQE; translated from the exons ATGCGGAAAATAAAAAGGAGTCTCCATCTAATACTTCAGCCAAGACTGAGGCAAAGGTTTTACACTCTTGTCATGAAAATTCAGTGGGATCATCAATTCTTTTGGCAACTGCAAGAGTTGTG GTATTGGTGCAAAAAGGCCAACAAAACTAAAGGTATTACATCCTTTTTACTCAAACCACACTTTCAATCAAATTTCGAAGTTCAGATGCAAGCCCATATTCTACCTAAGTTAACTTCGCCTATTCCTTCTTTCTCacataataaagataattggtctcatttaaataatttggaatTGGCCGATCCAGAATTCCATGAGCGAAGATCCATCGATTTAATAATCGGTGCCGAGTTGTATAGTAAGATTATAGAGGAAGGAATCATAAAGGGAGAACCTAACACTCCGATCGCGCAATTCACCAAGATAGGTTGGATTGTTTCCGGTGCAACCAGCCTTAACTCAATTAATCCTCAAGTTCAAAGTTATCATGTTTCAATCACTGACGATCTTCACGATCTTCTCAGACGCTTCTGGGAAACAGAAGAAATTTCAATTACTACTAAAACGTTAACCAAAGACGAACAGGACTGTGAAAATCACTTTCAAGCAAATCATTCTCGCGACGCAAACGGTCGATATATTGTTAAGATTCCGTTCAAGGAATCTCCGGATAAGTTGGGTGACTCGAAAGCAAAGGCCATTCGACAAATGACTAACTTACATCAAAAATTCGCTAATAACCAATCCCACGCTAAATTGTATAACGACTTCATTGATGAATACGAAAAATTAGATCATATGAAACGCGTAGAAAACCCTCAGAATGAACCGGATAGAGTATATTATTTGCCTCATCATGGCGTTTATCGTGAGCATAGTCTCAGTACAAAGTTGCGAGTCGTCTTCAACGGCTCCAGCAAGACGACTTCTGGCTACTCACTTAATCAGCTTCTCCATTCGGGAGCACAGCTGCAAAAGAACTTGTTCAATGTCCTTATATGGTTTAGATTATTTCGATACGTATTCTTTGCGgacatagaaaaaatgtacAGACAAATACTAGCACACCCAGATGACTGGGATTTTCAGAGAATTATTTGGATAGATAAACTTGGTAGACTTatcatatttcttcttctGACCGTAACTTATGGGTTAATCTGCGCTCCATTCTTGGCACTGCGTGCCTTCGAACAATTGATCCTTGATGAAGGAAAAAGGTTTCCTCTCGCAATACCAACCATGAAAAATGGAAG AAGACTTGATACATCAACGGTTCAGATAGATGAATCCTCTATTATACATACTCTTGGTTTGTCATGGCATCCGGCTATTGATCAGTTTAGATTTACTTTGAATCTTGAGGAACCAAAGGTTATTTCGAAACGTACTATTCTTTCAACAATATCAAAAATCTTTGATCCACTAGGATTTATCTCACCCATCACTATCACCGGAAGAATTCTTATTCAAGAGCTATGGTCGAGTGGACTCGATTGGGATGATAAACTCCCTTCcgttcttttaaataaatggcaTCAATTCTTAGGCCAGTTGCGAGAAGCATCAAGCTTTACTTTTCCTAGGTGGATCGGGTTTAACTCTATTGATTCTTTTGAGGTTCACGGATTTAGTGATGCATCTCAGGATGCAATAGCAGCCGTTGTATATTTGCGATCTTGCACTACGGATGACTTGATCACCATTACTTTTGTCGCTTCTAAAACAAAAGTTGCACCGCTAAAAAGATTGACCATTCCGAGGCTCGAGCTCGCTGCCGCTGCATTACTCGTTAAATTATTGAACTCCATTCTTCTTACACTCAATAAACCTCACCTACCAATATTCGCATGGATAGACTCGCAGGTAGCTCACAAATGGATTACAAATCATCCTTCTCGGTGGAAGGAGTATGTTCATAATCGAGTTTGTTTTATTCAGGACACATTGCCGCAATGCAAATGGGGTTTAGTTCCAGGTGTTGAAAATCCAGCGGACTTAGCTACAAGAGGTATTTCTCCGTCACAATTGAATGAAAGTTCCATGTGGTGGAGCGGTCCAGAATGGTTGTCTAAAACCAGTTCATTTTGGCCTATGATTTCTCCCTCAATTG TCAGTGActtaaataatgaaagataCTTTTGGGTAAAAGCAGTTCAGCGTTCTGCGTTTTCCTCGGAGCTGAAAATGATTTCTCTAGGACAGACACTCCCTAAATCAAATTCGTTGATACGTCTTACACCTTATCTAGACTCTGAAGGACTCTTACGAGTAGGGGGTCGACTAGAAAATTCGCTCTTAACTGATGAAGCAAAGCATCCTTGTATATTACCCAAAGAATCTGCCTTTACTACCTTAGTCATATCAGATGCACATTCTCGAACCTTGCATGGAGGAACACAAATTACACTGTCCTACATTTGTCAAAGGTACTGGATTGTAAAGGGTAGAGTAGCGGTTAAATCGTTTATTCTCAAATGCGTTAATTGCACTCTTTTTCGTCAAGAACGTGCGCAACAGCTCATGGGTCAACTTCCAGCATCTAGGGTTGTTCCATCTCGTCCATTTCTACATTCCGGAGTGGATTATGCGGGACCCTTTTCCATCAAAACATGGAAAGGGAAAAACGCGAAAACATACAAAGGATATATTGTCTTGTTTGTTTGCTTTTCAACTTCTGCCATTCATTTAGAAATCGTCACGGATTATACTTCTGAGGCATTCCTTGCAGCCTATCGACGTTTTACAGCTCGGCGAGGAATCTGTGCCACTCTCACAAGTGATTGTGGTACTACTTTTATTGGAGCGAATAAAGAacttaaaaaactatttttagcTGCCTCAACGGAGCGGAAACACTTATCTTCTATTTTGTCAAACGACGGTACACAGTGGAAGTTTAACCCTCCTTCAGCACCTCATTTTGGAGGAAAATGGGAGGCAGGTGTTAAGTCAGTCAAGTTTCACTTGAAACGTACTATTGGGAATACTTTATTGACTTATGAAGAGTTTTCGACTGTTCTCGCTCAAATTGAGGCCATCTTGAACTCACGTCCTCTCTGTAGGATGTCTGATGATCCAGATGATCTCTCCATCCTAACCCCAGGACATTTTCTTATAGGAAACTCGATTGCTACTGTTCCTGAACCCTCTCTCTCACTGGCTAAGACTTCTCACCTGAATAGATGGAAACTTTTACAACAAAAGCTCGAAAACTTTTGGTCACATTGGTCAAAGGAATACTTGCAAAGACAACTTTCCATTTATAAATGGAACAAGATTAATCCTTTGATAGCGATCGGATCGATTGTGCTGGTCGTTGATGAAAGATATCCACCATCCAAATGGCCCTTAGGAAGAGTTGTTGAGACGCATTCGGGAACTGACGGACATGTTCGAGTCGTAACGGTTAAAACTCAATTTTCAGAATTCAAGCGACCTATCACAAAGATATGTCCGCTCAATATTGAACCAACTCaggaataa